AAGTATCGAGGTTCCAGAAAAGATGGCACAAGATGTCATTGTCGATTTGGCTGCACAAGGTATTCCGAGTCAAGCAGGAATTAATGCAGAAATTTTCTCCAGTACCCTTGGAGTTACAGATCGCCAATTTGATGTTATGAAGAAAGAGGCTTTGCAACAAGAGCTGCGCAAGATGCTGGAACGTGTGAAAGGTGTACGCTCCGCACAAGTGATGATTACATTGCCGCAGGAAAGCGTTTGGGTGACGGAGACTCCGGATACAGCGACGGCTTCTGTTATCGTTGATGTTGAACCTGGAACAACGCTTGATCAAAAGCAAATTAACTCGCTTTATCTGCTTGTTTCCCGAAGCGTTCCGAAATTGCCGATGGAAGCGATTGCGATTACAGACCAGTATTCCAATCCGCTAGAACGTTCCGAAGGCAATGAAAACGAAGGCACAATGAGTAGCTTTAAGCAACAGGAAACAATCAAAGCAGATGTTGAAAAGAAAATTCAACAAAACCTTTACAACTTGTTGGGTACAATCATGGGACGCGATAAAGTCATCGTCCATACGTTCCTAAAAATGAACTTTGACAAAGAAAATCGCGTAGAGAACATAGTCGAGGCACCTGACAAAGAGAATAACGAAGGACTTATCATTTCTTCTCAAAAATTATCAAAAGCCTTCTCTGGGCAAGGTCAACCTCCAGGGGGAATTGCAGGAACCAATAACAATGCAGTTACGAACTACCCGGGAGCTAACCCACAAGGAAGTAACAGTCAATACGAAGAGTTGAATGATACGATTAACCGTGAAGTAAATCGCATCACACGAAATGTTACATCAAGCCCGTACAAGATCGAAGACATCACAATCAACGTTGGGGTAGAACCGCCAGATGGTGCAACGTTGGATGCTGCTACGCTCGAGAGCATCAAACAAGTGTTGCGCAATGTTGTTCGTGTCACTTTAAGTGATCAGGTTTCTGATTTAACGGATGCTGAGTTGGACAAGCATATTTCTGTACTCCCTCGTCAGTTCTC
This genomic stretch from Brevibacillus sp. DP1.3A harbors:
- the fliF gene encoding flagellar basal-body MS-ring/collar protein FliF; this encodes MNERLAVYKDQITSKWNQFSKKQKWMILGISLFLLISLGLYIYIASQPVYKPLYNQKLSEQEIGTIKQELEASQIPYRITGNGTSIEVPEKMAQDVIVDLAAQGIPSQAGINAEIFSSTLGVTDRQFDVMKKEALQQELRKMLERVKGVRSAQVMITLPQESVWVTETPDTATASVIVDVEPGTTLDQKQINSLYLLVSRSVPKLPMEAIAITDQYSNPLERSEGNENEGTMSSFKQQETIKADVEKKIQQNLYNLLGTIMGRDKVIVHTFLKMNFDKENRVENIVEAPDKENNEGLIISSQKLSKAFSGQGQPPGGIAGTNNNAVTNYPGANPQGSNSQYEELNDTINREVNRITRNVTSSPYKIEDITINVGVEPPDGATLDAATLESIKQVLRNVVRVTLSDQVSDLTDAELDKHISVLPRQFSGKAEIEDSSALSPAVLWTVGGIAVLALAAVAFLVYRRRSQAKQQQEEEELPDLLTPLNAAEIPDLIYQEDGDQVVVRKQLEKLARSKPDEFVVLLRTWLAED